The nucleotide window GAATTGAGTCTGACATccatctagtacaatcatctaccAATAGCATGAAATACTTATTACCACCAACAGTTTTAGGAGTAATAGGACCACACAAATCAACATGAATCAGTTCTAATGATTCATCTGATCTCCATCTTGAGCATTTTGGAAATGATGCTCTAGTCTGTTTTgcagctaaacaagaatggcaaACTTGATCTGGATGCTTGATCAAAGGTAAACCCCCTGCCATCTCTTTTTCAACCAACATCTTAATGGACTCAAAGTTTACATGGCCCAATCTACCATGCCAAAGCCAAGATTGGTCATCTACTTTAGCTAGAAAGGACACTGGTTCCATAGTCTTTAGTTTAATTTTGTACAGCCTATTCCTAGACCTCTGCACTCTCATTATGATTCTCATGGTACTCTTCTCTGTTACTTCTATCAAATTCTCATCCATCTCTATTCTATAGCCAATTTCAGTTAACTGACCCAAACTAATGAGATTACTTTTGAGTTTAGGAATGAAGTAAACATCACTAAGTAACCATTGATCACCAGCATTGCCTTGAAATAAAATGGAACCTCTACCATGTATCTCAACTGTTGAGCCATCACCAAAACGTACCTTGCCACCGATGGTGGTGTCAATGTTCCTGAATTCCTGACAATCCCATGTCATATGGTTGCTAGCACCATTATCAAGGTACTAGAGATCACCACATGACTTGTCAGCACCTGCAAACAGTAACTCTAAATCAAGATGAATCTCATTCAGACATAGTTCCTCATGCATACACTGTTCACCGTCATTCAGACAACACACTCCCTGAGCCTGACTGTTTTCCAACAACAGATGCTTGAGCTGTCCTGGTTCCTCCATTTCAGCAAGTAAAACTGTAGGCTCATACTCCACCTTCTTGACATGATGTGcctcctcttctttcttcttctcaccaCCTCCTGGACACCTATTGGCATGGTGTCCATAGGTGTGGCACTTAAAACACTTGATGTGGCTTTTGTCACGCTTCCCCGTGCCATCTCTACCACCATTGCCATGACTGCCATGCCCACTGCTTCCACCGCCGTGGCCACGACCCCATCCACGGCCACCGCCATGACTCCTTCCACCACCAAATCCCTCTCCAGTGGACTTCTTTTGTCGAGCCTCCCACTCAGCTTGTGTCAGTAGCACCTGGCCGGGCTCTGACCGAGAACCTCCTGCTCCCCACTTGGtcctctcctcaaatgccttgAGCCGACCGATAGCTTCGTCGAAGGCGATCTTCTTGAGGTCAAAGAACTGCTCGATCTCGGTGATCACATGGATGTACTTCTCCGGCATGGTGTTGAACATCTTCTTCACCAATGCTGCATCATCTAGCGATCCACCCAAGTTAGCATATCCCACTGACATACTCATCAATTTTCCTGCATAACTGTCAATCGATTTATCATCCTTCATCCTCAATCCATCAAACTCACTCTTCAGCGTCTGCAATCTTGCCTCCTTGACATGCTCCTCCCCCACGAATCTCGCCTTGAGCGAGTGCCAGACCTccttcttggtcttcttcatggTGACCTGCATCAGCAAGTCATCGGGCAGGCACTGGAGCAGATGCGCCCGTGCCTTGGTGTCCTTCGCCTTCCTCACCACAACCGCCGTCGTGCCTTGATCCGATGATTCCCTCGCCGGCTCAACCACCTCCCACACGCCCTGATCTTCCATGATCGCCTGAACCCTAATACTCCAACTAGTGTAGTTGGTAGGTCAAGGGCGGGTACTGGATTCGACCGCTGCCTTCTCCTCCGCCACCACTCCCGCGATCTCCCATGGTTGATCACTCAACGTGTTTGTATATGATCGATCGACTCTGATACCAAATGATGGCCAGGATCAATCAATCACACACAAATTTACACGGTGGCTATGCCTAAATTAAGATCGCGCACGCAAACGAGCAAGAATGCACATGAACACACCCTGAACTGGCAACTGTCAATAAGGATGACAGTGCCCCTTTTCACTCAACACAAGTTTGAGTACAACACGAGTTACAACTCAACAGAGGCGCTATCCCACTCCTCTTACAACTAGCTATTTATACCACAAGCTAATAATAATGATAACACCCTTACAAACTTTAAACATGGGATACAAACTCACCCCAAACACACGCTCCTGCTGAAACTAACTCTGTGGGTGCGGTCACCACCTTGCCGTGTCAACCATTCCCGCTCCAGgctaaattcaaattcaaacaccTTGCTGCATCACGGTTGCCTCCACGCTGCTCCACATCGTCCATCAGTAGGCTTACACCAACAATTACCATGAGCCTATGCTTCCATAGGTCTCAGGTCTAGGGGAGCCTTATAGGTGGGGGTTCTTTCGCCTTATATGttatgctcccccaccatcgctacatgatatgggactaaaccccaacaatcttccccttagtcacacatcggggtgcccctgccatatatgtgacgctcgagatttttttatcgggtttagctttttctgaccatgggctctgataccaattgttggaatcggtagtgaccaccgagttctcgacCTTAGAGCTGCCTTGCAGCTGGCCCCGCTCGTTACCAAGAGCCTACACTCCCACAGGTCCTAGGTCCAGtgaagctacaacatataaggccatGGGCCTTCTCAACCAAAAATACTAGCCTCATAGGTGGGGGTTCTCCCACCTTATATGttatgctcccccaccatcgctacacgatgtgggactaaaccccaacaatctccccccttaatcacacatcggggtgcccccgccatatatgTGACGCTtgagatttttttatcgggtttaccttttctgaccatgggctttgataccaattgttggaaccggtggtgaccatcgAGTTCTTGATCTTGGCGCTGGCTTATAGCTAGCCCaactcgttaccacgagcctgcgctcccatagGTCCAAGGTCCggtggagctacaacatataaggcctccaccggttccaacaatccCCTTCCCAGGCCCGGTAGCAGCGGCGCTGGTATTGATGTGGAGGCCCTCGCAAACGACGTTGCTGCCACTGTCCTCATGAGCACCAGCTGACACGTCCATAGGTGGTTTAGACGCTGCATGCTCCCCCATCGTAGGCCCACCAGCCATGGGCTCCAAACCCATAGGCTCCACAGCCGTAGACTCCGGCATCGGTGGGTCGCACATAGGCGGTACCAACGGCTGCCTGCCCGTGGAAACCGAGCACGCGGAAGTGGTCTTAGTAGCTGACCCATGATTAGGCGATGAACTGCGTTGGCAAGTCCCACGATGCCGCCGTGGCGCGTGACCCGGGGAGCTACCACGCTTGCCCTCCCACCGATCGATAGTGGGGGGGAAGGGGCAGTCCTGCTCCTGAGGAGATGTAGTCCAAGGGGTTGGGCTGTCGAAAATCTAGGCGGCATCAAGGTGGGTGACGCCATTTCTGCCAAGTTCATGAATGAGTTTCGGACAATTGCCAAGAGCAGTCGCCGACGTGACAAGGTCAAGGGCGTCCGGTTCCCGATTGATGCAAATCAGAAGAGGTTCGAGAGCATAGTTGCTGATGATTCATTCCCTTTCGAGGAGATTGGGCATGAAGTGGTGTAAATCAAGTCGATCCCTCTGAGCTTTCGCTGGCCCTCCATTGGAGATCCGATGGAGAAAGTTCTAGAGGCGGGAGATGGCAGAATCGAATCGATTTCTCCTATGGTCAAGGGCTCGACTCGTCAGTGGCCATGGTTCAGGTCACCCCCCAAGGTCAGGATTGTCCCGAGAATCCTAGGGAGGGTACCAGATGGGGAGCCACGTGTCGAGCATCCAGTTGGTGGTGAGTGGGAGGTGAGGAATGATGGTGAGTCTAGTTTCCATGGCCCTTACACCTACCCAGATTGCCATGACTTCATCCCGCAGAAATAGATCAGGGAGCCCTCAAACCCTAATCTGGTTCCCCAtattttagttccacctccaatCTCCAAATCAAACCTCACCAAGTTTGTTGGCCACCTTGGAAGGGAGCTCCCATCAGATCCTTCATGTCGGCGGTGCGCTCTACACCCATGAGCACGGTCCCGGTGATGATGAATCAAGGTTGTGGGCACCTCAATTTCAACGGGTCAGGGTGAGGTGGTGGCTCTGGCGGTGGTTGGGGAGGTGGAGCTAGTGGATTTGGGAGAGGACAGGGCATGGGAGTCCATGGCGGAGGATGCAGGCACAATGTTTGGAAGTGCAGAGATCAGTCAGTCAATGAAGCCAAGAATGCTACCTCCAAAGAAGCAACACCTGTGACAGAGGAGGCAGATGCAAAGTGGGAGAAAGCTACTGCAAAAGCTAGTGAAGTTGGTGATGGTGGACAAAAAATCCAGCCAGAGGAAAAACAAGGTAACAGTTCTCAAGAAACCTCTGAAGCTCCCCGCAACCCACCTAATCCTGCTCAGAACAAGATTGCTTGTGAGAAGTGCGGTCTCTTTAATCATGCGACTAGGGATTGTAGGAAGATGTTTTGTGAGATATGTGGCTATAGCAATCACACAACTTATGAGTGCAGGAGGTGTGTGTTGTGGAACACTGGACCTGAACTCTCTGTAGCTCAAGTGGAGGACCAAAGTTTTTTTCTTTATAGAGGAGTGTATCGATCCTAGGATTTCTAAAGAGAAGGACAACATTGCAGTCATATCTATTTTGGAAGGTCATGCTACTTGTCGGGTACCGTAAaacagggtaccccgagcgtatatcgAAAGAACCACTTAAACCCCACaaaaaacaaagccaaaaggTAAGCCATTGGTTAAACCCCGGCCTTGTCCGAGCCCACTGGCTCTCCGCCTTGCCTTTGGCCTCGCATGGAAGGTCTCGATGGCCTGCCAAATCTCTGCCTCATGTGAGGCCTCGCACAGGAGGCctcgacggggaaccgattctccatctcgctcgaggccccgcgcaaAAAGCCTCGGACAaagattctccgtatcgctcgaggctggctcggcaacaacccattGCTTCTGCCTCGACCAGTCCCCCGACCAGGcatcatgtcccattaatgcgccaactaCTCCCACAATAtcagccggacggtggctcgACACAGCAGAACGGCCGATGAGATGGGAGGTCACATCGATGCCATACCGTCCAAGAcaggacggggtaggggttaccggctactgtgctctagtgctgtgcccacgatcagcgcctgcactacactgtgccacctaacctcTGCCCTAGGAACAACACAGCATGGGGAGTTaggtccgggtcaccatagcctcggaattagCGTACGAggccaactactccctccaagcctcggcgaTCTACTGCAGGGTCTCAGCAACCGCGGGATTCACGTCTGTCGAGCCTCCCACGatagctcggcctcggcaccaactgagcctcgactTCTCACGCAGTCGGCACATAGTGACCGACACGTCGACTACCACGCCCCGCTTCAAGATAacactagagctcccatgacgcataggatcggatgtgaccggcgcgtcgccccagtactttaaggacgggaccactccgtcgaccatgccgccacagtaataggctatagggctcagacatgctgcctccgttcgcacgacgccatgtagctagcgcatgtatcgcccttgtccccccttcaactataaaagggagggaccagggctgtTTCTAGGGGATCGAACGCTTACGATTAGGCCTACGAGACGGGCTCACGCTCTCAAGAGATAGATGAACACACActcgacactctgtaacacgcacgcttcctTGCTGCTTGAGATcagcatctcaagcaatccacgccgctcctcacagagacctaggaccagctccctctcttgccctgcttgtaaccccctactatgagcctttcggtgcaaggaatacaagatcgaactcttagactggacatagggtgcccattgcccaaaccagtataaaccttgtgtctctttgcatcaccatctagaattgggaacacgcagtacaaatttactagttggttgaggactcgccggtccaaaacaccgacactactgCAAAGCAAATTGAGCAAAAGTTCATGATGATGGCTGGCTCGAGTACTTGGAAGTGGAATGCTCGTCAGGTGGGAGAAAACAGGTTTGTGATGCGATTCCCAAATGCAAAGATGGTGTGGGATTGGAGTCAGTTCAAAGCTCTTGCTATGATGTCTGCTGACGCTCAAATGAAAGTTGAGCAATGGTCTACTAAGATGGGGGCTAAGGGGGTCTTATAGCAGGCGTGGTTTAGAGTGAAAGACATCCCAAGGGATCAGAGATCCATAAGGACCATAGCAAAGGTGGGAGGCCTAGTTGGGAAGGTCATGGAAATTGATGAAAAAACTAGGTTCAGGGCAGATTTTGTGAGGGTGAAGATTGCTTGTCGAGATATTCACAAGGTGCCTCATTCTGCTGAAGGGGTTTTGGGCTCAAACATTCATGATTTCATCTTTGAAAGGGAGATCCAGGAGGGTCAGACTATCAAGACACTAAACAGTGGTATCAAGATTACTGAGAAAGGGCCTGAGCCTAAGAGATAGAAAGCTGATGATGAGTTCAAAAACCATGCTCTGATTAGTGCTGCTAACCAAGGTGGTTTTCAGGGAGCTGGTACTAGTAACAGTCAGAATACTCACCAACAGAGAGCTGCCCTGGTGTCCAATTCTACACCACCAAAAATATCAGGTAGTAATCAGGAGAAAGGCAAGGAACAAGTAGTGGACCAGGTGTTGTCCAAAGCGAAAGATCAACAACCGTTGCTTGAACATAATGTGCAACCAAGCAATGATATTCAAGCTGAGAAGGTGCATATTCTAGATAGATTTGAAGATTCTAATGCTGAGAGCGAGACACTTAGTGAGAAATTAAGGAAGATTGATGCTTACAACGAAGTGGAACAGGGGCAGTCCCAAGCCAATACTAACAAAGAAAACCAATAGATTTGGTTCATGGAAGAAGATGTTCATGCAACAAATGACACTCGAGATCTGAACATGCAGTTACAAAAACAAAGCAATGTTATTAGGAAGTATATATGTGTATTAGGAAGCTTGTTCATTCCTTCCATGTACACTAATTATTTTCCTTATATATCAAGCCTGATTGGCTATATAATAGAGGTCACCCCCTCATTAGGGGTGAGGTGTTTTCCCATAT belongs to Miscanthus floridulus cultivar M001 chromosome 4, ASM1932011v1, whole genome shotgun sequence and includes:
- the LOC136547989 gene encoding uncharacterized protein; this encodes MEDQGVWEVVEPARESSDQGTTAVVVRKAKDTKARAHLLQCLPDDLLMQVTMKKTKKEVWHSLKARFVGEEHVKEARLQTLKSEFDGLRMKDDKSIDSYAGKLMSMSVGYANLGGSLDDAALVKKMFNTMPEKYIHVITEIEQFFDLKKIAFDEAIGRLKAFEERTKWGAGGSRSEPGQVLLTQAEWEARQKKSTGEGFGGGRSHGGGRGWGRGHGGGSSGHGSHGNGGRDGTGKRDKSHIKCFKCHTYGHHANRCPGGGEKKKEEEAHHVKKVEYEPTVLLAEMEEPGQLKHLLLENSQAQGYLDNGASNHMTWDCQEFRNIDTTIGGKTRASFPKCSRWRSDESLELIHVDLCGPITPKTVGGNKYFMLLVDDCTRWMSDSILKSKDQACSAFVKFKVEAENSLGYKIKMVRSDRGGEFLATAFRDVCEAAGIKRQFTAPYSPQQNGVVERRNRTVMEMARSILKGMSVPGCFWGEAIRHSVHLLNRLPTKVMGYRTPFEGWCGRKPQLGHMRVFGCRANVRPAVPHLKKLDDRSVGMVYFGVEEGSKAHRLYNPQTKKIVVSRDVIFEEVVAWNWNSEFGKNSEFIIEENDENMFQPWTRGQFGGGHVDGDNHSDHHSGGADDGHLFDAPSGNNFDGAIENSSGVGENSHSGSVHS